Proteins from a genomic interval of Papaver somniferum cultivar HN1 chromosome 4, ASM357369v1, whole genome shotgun sequence:
- the LOC113271948 gene encoding recQ-mediated genome instability protein 1-like — protein sequence MTHGVQFVVGMECKNIEDLHVLAPAGLKVEDLESARKKLIEKVDKLPRDKRTQTWVATPLASRATIAVWKPNDVDASAKGAITDNSTLQYIPSRYIYGSHYWLRETTEQVSGIYNRASNVECDPILRTTTAPSSINTFRRSRQPTQQETEIPNRESNFEGNTTSGVSAGFDINMVDVTVPTSEIDIAEKEIASPSSANNSNRLSGDKEIPFTYLATMLSDRAEKMDDAPCILNKIKCVMATIEEFSFKNRAKYQLLVSVDDGSLISEVYIDHQVVQS from the exons ATGACGCATGGTGTGCAATTTGTTGTTGGTATGGAGTGCAAAAATATCGAAGATCTTCATGTTTTAGCTCCTGCTGGTTTGAAG GTGGAAGATTTGGAATCTGCACGCAAGAAATTGATAGAAAAAGTAGATAAGCTTCCTAGGGATAAAAGAACGCAAACATGGGTTGCAACTCCTTTGGCTTCGAGAGCTACTATTGCTGTTTGGAAACCCAATGATGTTGACGCTAGTGCCAAGGGTGCCATTACTGACAATTCAACTTTGCAGTATATTCCCTCTAGATATATCTATGGATCTCATTATTGGCTAAGAGAAACAACCGAACAAGTTTCTGGAATTTACAATAGGGCATCCAACGTTGAATGTGATCCAATATTGAGAACTACTACTGCGCCATCTTCCATCAACACCTTTAGAAGGTCAAGACAACCGACACAACAGGAGACTGAAATTCCCAATAGGGAGTCCAATTTTGAAGGTAACACAACTTCTGGAGTTTCTGCTGGGTTTGATATCAACATGGTTGATGTCACTGTGcctacgtctgaaattgatatcgCAGAAAAAGAGATTGCTAGCCCCAGTAGTGCCA ACAACTCAAACCGTTTATCTGGAGATAAAGAGATTCCTTTTACATACTTGGCTACGATGTTGTCAGATAGGGCTGAGAAGATGGATGACGCACCATGCATCCTGAATAAAATCAAGTGTGTCATGGCTACCATAGAAGAATTTTCGTTTAAGAATAGAGCAAAGTATCAGCTTCTCGTTTCTGTTGATGATGGGAGCCTCATTTCTGAGGTTTATATCGATCACCAAGTTGTGCAAAGTTGA